Proteins encoded by one window of uncultured Bacteroides sp.:
- a CDS encoding TIGR03905 family TSCPD domain-containing protein, whose product MKSVYKTSGTCSSYIALDVEKGILKDVTFQGGCNGNLKGISELVKGMPVDEIISRLEGISCGGRPTSCPDQLCQALRQIQKDY is encoded by the coding sequence ATGAAATCTGTATATAAAACTTCAGGTACCTGTAGTTCTTATATTGCATTGGACGTGGAAAAAGGGATTCTTAAGGATGTTACTTTTCAGGGCGGATGTAATGGGAATCTGAAAGGTATCAGTGAATTAGTAAAGGGAATGCCTGTAGATGAGATTATTTCCAGACTGGAAGGTATCTCTTGCGGAGGAAGACCTACTTCTTGTCCTGATCAATTGTGTCAGGCTTTGAGACAAATTCAAAAAGATTATTAA
- a CDS encoding Nramp family divalent metal transporter produces MINFFKDLKRKDHKRYLGGLDVFKYIGPGLLVTVGFIDPGNWASNFAAGSEFGYLLLWVVTLSTIMLIVLQHNVAHLGIVTGLCLSEAATEYTPKWISRPILGSAVLASVSTSLAEILGGAIALQMLLNIPIIWGSILVTAFVFIMLLTNSYKKIERSIIAFVSVIGLSFIYELFLVQIDWPMAVKGWVTPAFPHGSMLIIMSVLGAVVMPHNLYLHSEVIQSHEYNKKDDASIRKVLKYELYDTLFSMIVGWAINSAMILLAAATFFKSGIQVTELQQAKSLLEPLLGSNAAIIFALALLMAGVSSTITSGMAAGSIFAGVFGEPYHIKDSHSRLGVIISLGLALLLICFIGNPFKGLLISQMVLSIQLPFTAFLQVSLTSSRRVMGNYVNGKWNTFVLYSIAAIVSVLNIMLLISAIAGY; encoded by the coding sequence ATGATTAATTTCTTTAAAGATCTAAAACGTAAAGATCACAAGCGCTATTTAGGGGGATTAGATGTATTTAAATATATTGGTCCGGGGCTATTGGTAACTGTAGGGTTTATTGATCCGGGTAATTGGGCGTCAAACTTTGCGGCAGGGTCGGAGTTTGGCTATTTATTGCTTTGGGTAGTTACTCTTTCAACCATTATGCTGATTGTTCTTCAGCACAACGTGGCTCACCTTGGAATTGTAACCGGTTTGTGTCTTTCAGAAGCAGCAACGGAATATACTCCAAAATGGATATCACGACCTATTCTCGGTTCTGCTGTTCTGGCTTCAGTCTCTACCTCACTGGCCGAGATTCTAGGTGGAGCAATCGCACTACAAATGCTGCTGAATATTCCAATTATATGGGGATCTATACTAGTTACTGCTTTTGTCTTTATCATGCTGCTCACCAATTCATACAAGAAAATAGAACGATCCATTATCGCATTTGTTTCGGTTATCGGCCTTTCTTTCATTTATGAATTGTTTCTGGTGCAGATTGATTGGCCTATGGCGGTTAAAGGGTGGGTAACGCCGGCCTTTCCTCATGGAAGTATGCTTATTATAATGAGTGTACTCGGAGCTGTAGTAATGCCTCATAACCTATATCTTCATTCGGAAGTTATTCAGAGTCATGAATACAACAAGAAAGACGATGCTTCAATCAGGAAGGTGCTGAAATATGAACTGTATGATACCCTTTTCTCAATGATTGTGGGGTGGGCTATAAACAGTGCCATGATACTTCTTGCGGCTGCTACATTCTTTAAATCCGGGATTCAGGTAACGGAACTTCAGCAGGCAAAATCATTGCTTGAGCCACTTTTGGGAAGTAATGCTGCAATAATCTTTGCATTGGCTTTGCTGATGGCAGGTGTTTCATCTACGATTACGAGCGGAATGGCTGCAGGTTCTATATTCGCGGGTGTATTTGGAGAGCCTTACCATATTAAGGATAGTCACTCACGCCTAGGGGTTATTATTTCGCTAGGGCTGGCCTTACTGCTTATCTGCTTTATTGGCAATCCTTTTAAGGGACTTCTCATTTCGCAGATGGTATTGAGTATTCAGTTACCTTTTACGGCATTCCTGCAAGTCAGTCTCACATCTTCACGCAGAGTTATGGGCAATTATGTTAATGGCAAGTGGAACACATTTGTGCTTTATTCTATTGCAGCAATAGTAAGTGTTTTAAATATTATGCTCCTGATTTCTGCAATTGCTGGTTATTAG
- a CDS encoding YebC/PmpR family DNA-binding transcriptional regulator produces MGRAFEYRKATKMKRWGNMARTFTRIGKQIAIAVKAGGPDAENNPHLRSVINNAKAANMPKENVDRAIKRAVSKDTDDYKEMVYEGYGPFGIAVLVETATDNTTRTVANVRSIFNKNGGSLGTSGSLDFMFTRKSMFTVAPKEGVSIEDLELELIDYGVDELDADEEGITLYGEFQSFNAIQKYLEENGFEIVSSEFTRIPTDLKDVTPEQRAAIDKLVDKMEDDEDVQSVYTNMKPEEIDE; encoded by the coding sequence ATGGGAAGAGCGTTCGAATACAGAAAAGCCACCAAGATGAAGAGATGGGGGAACATGGCTCGTACATTTACGAGAATTGGTAAACAAATCGCTATAGCTGTAAAGGCTGGCGGTCCTGATGCTGAGAATAACCCTCATTTACGTTCGGTAATTAACAATGCAAAGGCTGCCAACATGCCGAAAGAAAATGTTGATAGAGCCATTAAAAGAGCGGTCTCTAAAGATACCGATGATTACAAAGAAATGGTATATGAGGGATATGGACCGTTTGGTATCGCCGTTTTAGTTGAAACTGCAACAGACAATACCACACGTACTGTGGCTAATGTTCGTAGCATATTCAATAAGAATGGTGGATCTTTAGGTACATCAGGCAGTTTGGATTTTATGTTTACCCGTAAATCAATGTTTACCGTGGCTCCAAAAGAAGGTGTTTCTATTGAAGACCTGGAGCTTGAACTAATTGATTATGGTGTTGATGAATTAGATGCTGATGAAGAAGGTATTACATTGTACGGAGAGTTTCAGTCATTTAATGCAATTCAGAAGTATCTTGAAGAAAATGGTTTTGAAATTGTTAGCTCTGAATTTACACGCATCCCAACAGATTTGAAAGATGTAACTCCAGAACAGCGCGCTGCTATTGATAAACTGGTTGATAAAATGGAGGATGATGAAGACGTGCAAAGCGTTTATACCAACATGAAACCAGAAGAAATTGACGAATAA
- the pheT gene encoding phenylalanine--tRNA ligase subunit beta, translated as MNISYNWLKEYVNFDLTPDEVAAALTSIGLETGGVEEVQTIKGGLEGLVIGEVLTCVEHPNSDHLHITTVNLGSGEPTQIVCGAPNVAAGQKVVVATLGAKLYDGDECFTIKKSKIRGVESIGMICAEDEIGIGTDHAGIIVLPADAVPGTLAKDYYNVKSDFVLEVDITPNRADACSHFGVARDIYAYLVQNGYKAQLNKPSVDAFKVDNHDLDIDVVVENSEACPRYAGVTVKGITVKESPEWMQNRLRAIGVRPINNIVDITNFIVHELGQPLHCFDADVVGERVIVKTMPEGTPFTTLDGVERKLSDRDLMICNENGPMCIAGVFGGLDSGVTEKTVNVFLESAYFHPTWIRKSARRHGLNTDASFRFERGIDPLYTDYVLKHAALLVQELGGGTVSSEIKDVYPVPFSKFNVDITYKKINTLIGKEIPVETVKSIVTSLEMEITGETAEGLSLAVPPYRVDVMRDVDVIEDILRIYGYNNVEIPSTLKSSLTTKGAADKSYKLQSLISEQLVGCGFNEILNNSLTRAAYYEGSESFPANNLVMLLNPLSNDLNCMRQTLLFGGLESITHNANRKNADLKFFEFGNCYYFNEEKKNPEKVLAAYNEDYHLGLWVSGKMVTNSWAHADEPSSVYELKAYVENILLRLGIDLHNLVIGNLTDDLFATALSVNTKGGKRLAVFGVVSKKQLKAFDIDNEVYYADLNWNELMKAIKSVKVSYKEISKYPAVKRDLALLIDKHTQFAEIEKIAYETERKLLKSVSLFDVYEGKNLEAGKKSYAVSFLLQDETQTLNDKQIDKIMSKLVANLENKLGAKLR; from the coding sequence ATGAATATCTCTTATAATTGGCTGAAAGAGTATGTCAATTTCGATTTAACTCCTGATGAAGTTGCTGCAGCACTTACCTCAATTGGATTAGAAACAGGTGGGGTAGAAGAAGTACAAACCATTAAAGGTGGTTTGGAAGGATTAGTTATCGGTGAAGTGCTGACATGTGTAGAACATCCTAACTCCGACCATTTACATATTACTACTGTAAATTTAGGAAGTGGTGAGCCTACCCAGATTGTTTGCGGTGCACCCAACGTGGCTGCCGGACAGAAAGTGGTTGTTGCTACATTAGGAGCAAAGCTTTATGATGGGGATGAATGTTTCACGATAAAGAAATCTAAAATCCGTGGCGTTGAATCCATTGGGATGATTTGCGCGGAAGACGAAATAGGTATTGGTACAGATCATGCAGGAATTATTGTTCTTCCGGCAGATGCAGTTCCAGGTACCCTTGCAAAAGATTATTATAATGTAAAGAGCGACTTTGTTCTTGAAGTAGATATTACTCCAAACCGTGCAGATGCCTGCTCTCATTTCGGAGTAGCACGTGATATATATGCTTATCTTGTACAGAACGGCTACAAGGCTCAGCTAAATAAACCATCAGTGGATGCGTTTAAGGTTGATAACCATGATTTGGATATTGATGTGGTTGTTGAGAATAGTGAAGCTTGTCCTCGTTATGCAGGAGTAACCGTTAAAGGGATTACTGTTAAGGAAAGTCCTGAATGGATGCAGAACAGATTAAGAGCTATCGGCGTTCGCCCAATCAATAATATTGTAGATATTACAAACTTTATAGTTCACGAATTGGGACAACCTCTTCACTGCTTTGATGCAGATGTTGTAGGAGAGAGAGTTATTGTAAAGACAATGCCCGAAGGAACTCCTTTCACCACTCTTGATGGAGTAGAAAGAAAGCTTAGCGACCGTGACCTGATGATCTGTAACGAGAATGGTCCGATGTGTATTGCCGGAGTATTTGGTGGTTTAGATTCAGGCGTAACAGAGAAAACTGTAAATGTATTCCTTGAAAGTGCTTATTTTCATCCAACATGGATACGTAAATCAGCTCGTCGTCATGGCTTGAATACCGATGCTTCTTTCCGTTTTGAAAGAGGAATTGACCCATTATATACTGATTATGTATTGAAACATGCTGCACTTCTAGTTCAGGAACTAGGTGGAGGTACTGTTTCTTCAGAAATAAAAGATGTATATCCAGTTCCTTTCAGTAAGTTTAATGTGGATATTACTTATAAAAAGATAAATACTCTGATTGGTAAAGAGATTCCAGTTGAGACTGTAAAAAGTATTGTTACAAGTCTTGAAATGGAAATCACTGGCGAAACAGCAGAGGGCTTGTCTCTTGCCGTTCCTCCTTACCGTGTTGATGTGATGCGTGATGTAGATGTGATTGAAGATATTCTTCGTATTTACGGATACAATAACGTGGAAATTCCTTCAACATTGAAATCAAGCTTAACAACCAAAGGAGCTGCAGATAAATCTTATAAACTTCAGAGTCTTATTTCTGAGCAGTTAGTGGGTTGCGGATTCAATGAAATCCTGAATAACTCATTGACTAGAGCTGCTTATTACGAAGGTTCTGAATCTTTCCCGGCAAATAACCTGGTAATGTTACTGAATCCGTTGAGTAACGACCTTAATTGTATGCGTCAGACATTGCTGTTTGGTGGTTTGGAGAGTATTACTCACAATGCCAATCGTAAGAATGCCGATCTTAAGTTCTTTGAATTTGGTAATTGTTATTATTTCAATGAAGAAAAGAAGAATCCGGAAAAGGTGCTTGCTGCTTACAATGAAGATTATCATTTAGGCTTGTGGGTATCCGGTAAGATGGTAACTAATTCATGGGCACACGCTGATGAGCCAAGTTCTGTATATGAGTTGAAGGCTTATGTGGAGAATATCCTTCTTCGTTTGGGTATTGATCTTCATAATTTAGTGATTGGAAATCTTACAGATGATCTTTTCGCTACTGCATTATCAGTTAATACTAAAGGTGGAAAACGTTTAGCTGTATTTGGTGTGGTTTCAAAGAAACAGTTGAAGGCGTTTGATATTGATAACGAAGTTTATTATGCCGACCTTAACTGGAATGAATTGATGAAAGCCATTAAGTCAGTGAAAGTATCATATAAAGAAATTTCCAAGTATCCTGCTGTTAAGAGAGACCTTGCATTGCTTATAGATAAGCATACTCAGTTTGCTGAAATAGAAAAGATTGCTTATGAAACAGAACGCAAACTTTTAAAGTCGGTTTCATTATTTGATGTTTATGAAGGTAAGAATCTGGAAGCCGGAAAGAAATCTTATGCTGTTAGCTTCTTGCTTCAGGATGAGACACAGACCTTGAATGATAAACAGATTGATAAAATAATGAGCAAGCTGGTTGCCAATCTGGAAAATAAGTTGGGAGCAAAACTCAGATAA